In the Gossypium arboreum isolate Shixiya-1 chromosome 10, ASM2569848v2, whole genome shotgun sequence genome, one interval contains:
- the LOC108487886 gene encoding monothiol glutaredoxin-S2-like: MERVTKLASEKPVVIFSKSSCCMSHTIKTLFYDFGVNPAIHELDEISGGREIEQALLRLGCNPSVPAVFIGGELVGGANEIMSLHLSRSLIPMLRRVGGLWV; this comes from the coding sequence ATGGAGAGGGTGACAAAGTTGGCATCCGAGAAGCCGGTGGTGATATTCAGCAAGAGTTCGTGTTGCATGTCCCACACCATCAAAACCCTTTTCTACGATTTCGGGGTTAACCCTGCTATACACGAGCTCGATGAAATCTCCGGAGGACGTGAAATTGAACAAGCTCTCTTGAGGCTCGGTTGTAATCCTTCCGTTCCGGCTGTCTTCATTGGTGGTGAACTAGTTGGTGGAGCTAATGAGATCATGAGTCTTCATCTTAGTCGATCCCTAATTCCAATGCTTAGACGAGTTGGAGGCCTTTGGGTTTAA